Proteins found in one Takifugu flavidus isolate HTHZ2018 chromosome 7, ASM371156v2, whole genome shotgun sequence genomic segment:
- the ak4 gene encoding adenylate kinase 4, mitochondrial isoform X2, translating to MAKLFRAVIMGPPGSGKGTISKRIAQSFGLEYLSSGHFLRDSVAANTGVLVKSYVDRGILVPDDIMTRLMLPRLEQLSAHSWLLDGFPRTLVQAQALNRLVQLDLVIILNVPYATLTERLSHRWIHPPSGRVYNMGFNPPRVQGKDDVTGEPLVQHDDDKPEALMARLRHYKDVAKPVMDLYKSKGILYSFSGTDTDRIWPYISSLLVSKLHTQPTDSFQTHTPTVAE from the exons ATGGCCAAGCTGTTCCGAGCTGTAATCATGGGTCCACCAGGATCGGGGAAAGGAACTATATCCAAGAGGATTGCGCAAAGCTTTGGTTTGGAGTATTTATCCAGCGGCCACTTTCTGCGTGACAGCGTAGCGGCAAATACAG GTGTGCTGGTGAAGTCCTATGTGGACAGGGGCATACTGGTTCCTGATGACATCATGACCAGACTGATGCTCCCCAGACTGGAACAGCTGAGCGCTCAcagctggctgctggatg GTTTTCCACGCACGCTGGTGCAGGCCCAGGCTCTGAACCGTTTGGTTCAGCTCGACCTGGTCATCATCCTCAACGTCCCTTATGCAACTCTGACGGAGAGGCTGAGCCACCGCTGGATCCATCCCCCCAGCGGCCGAGTCTATAACATGGGCTTCAACCCGCCACGAGTGCAG GGTAAGGATGATGTCACAGGGGAGCCACTGGTCCAGCATGACGATGACAAGCCTGAAGCTCTCATGGCCAGACTGAGACATTACAAAGACGTGGCCAAACCCGTCATGGACTTATACAA GTCAAAGGGAATCCTGTACTCATTTTCTGGGACGGACACGGATCGGATTTGGCCTTATATCAGCTCTCTGCTCGTCTCCAAGTtgcacacacagcccacagactccttccaaacacacacgcccacaGTGGCTGAATGA
- the ak4 gene encoding adenylate kinase 4, mitochondrial isoform X1 has protein sequence MAKLFRAVIMGPPGSGKGTISKRIAQSFGLEYLSSGHFLRDSVAANTEAGVLVKSYVDRGILVPDDIMTRLMLPRLEQLSAHSWLLDGFPRTLVQAQALNRLVQLDLVIILNVPYATLTERLSHRWIHPPSGRVYNMGFNPPRVQGKDDVTGEPLVQHDDDKPEALMARLRHYKDVAKPVMDLYKSKGILYSFSGTDTDRIWPYISSLLVSKLHTQPTDSFQTHTPTVAE, from the exons ATGGCCAAGCTGTTCCGAGCTGTAATCATGGGTCCACCAGGATCGGGGAAAGGAACTATATCCAAGAGGATTGCGCAAAGCTTTGGTTTGGAGTATTTATCCAGCGGCCACTTTCTGCGTGACAGCGTAGCGGCAAATACAG AGGCAGGTGTGCTGGTGAAGTCCTATGTGGACAGGGGCATACTGGTTCCTGATGACATCATGACCAGACTGATGCTCCCCAGACTGGAACAGCTGAGCGCTCAcagctggctgctggatg GTTTTCCACGCACGCTGGTGCAGGCCCAGGCTCTGAACCGTTTGGTTCAGCTCGACCTGGTCATCATCCTCAACGTCCCTTATGCAACTCTGACGGAGAGGCTGAGCCACCGCTGGATCCATCCCCCCAGCGGCCGAGTCTATAACATGGGCTTCAACCCGCCACGAGTGCAG GGTAAGGATGATGTCACAGGGGAGCCACTGGTCCAGCATGACGATGACAAGCCTGAAGCTCTCATGGCCAGACTGAGACATTACAAAGACGTGGCCAAACCCGTCATGGACTTATACAA GTCAAAGGGAATCCTGTACTCATTTTCTGGGACGGACACGGATCGGATTTGGCCTTATATCAGCTCTCTGCTCGTCTCCAAGTtgcacacacagcccacagactccttccaaacacacacgcccacaGTGGCTGAATGA